From Enterococcus mediterraneensis:
CATCAAAAAGCAAGAGTGTATTTTTTCAATTATCAACAGAGCAGATCTTGGTTTTTCCTACACATAGCTGATGCATTTGTTCAAAAATATCTTATCATTTTATAAAACTCACTACAAAGCATCCAATTTGGCTAAGGACTGTTTTAAGAATTTCTATTATTTATCCAAATTTTTGAAAATACGAGTTTAATGCTGTTTGTTATGGTTAATAATTAAGGTTTACTTAAATTGTTATTTTAGGTAAACTCTAATATTTTGTAATTAAAGTTTACTTTGTTGTGCTAAAAAAGTTAGAGTTCCTCTGCGTTTTTGTTGCGGCACGGATGCTTGACACTTGCAAAGCGTTCAACTTGTAAAGTCAATCAATTGACAGATGCAACACCCTAATGGATATAATTATTTATAAGCAGAAAGGGGAGTTGAAAATGAACAAGTATGTAAAGTTTTTGGTGATGATTCTTGTTTCGACAATTGTCATGTTTGGTATGATGTATTTGAATGTATTTTCTATCGACCACATCTTTTTTAGTCAAACCCGTATTTATATGGCGTTGATGATGGGAGCGGCAATGGCAATCATAATGCTGCTTTTTATGTGGAAAATGTATGAAAACAAAAAAGCCAATATTGGTATTTTAGTAGTGAGTGCACTGATTTTTTGTTTGTCGCTTTTCTTGGTTCGCAGTCAGGCGACAATCAAAGACACGGATTGGATGAAGGCAATGATTCCGCAT
This genomic window contains:
- a CDS encoding DUF305 domain-containing protein, with protein sequence MNKYVKFLVMILVSTIVMFGMMYLNVFSIDHIFFSQTRIYMALMMGAAMAIIMLLFMWKMYENKKANIGILVVSALIFCLSLFLVRSQATIKDTDWMKAMIPHHSIAVLTSNRANLEDPEVKELAEEIIDAQEREIQQMKEMIKRLESEQ